One genomic window of Nitrospirota bacterium includes the following:
- a CDS encoding SAM-dependent methyltransferase yields MPFDFSRGRLLLQTGDLGKLFVEGLGWEPSRKKLTLRISERDYAFSAIAEKRGFTVWLCESPDGQLPGHTTRLKLDRALTQTSFEHLILFTSGDRSRQSWMWVRRETGKPLSARTHEFTRGQSGDSLLQKLQILYVSLEEEENGELSTIAIAGRARAAFDIERVTRVFYRDFDTQRKAFLKFIDGIGEVADREWYASVMLNRMMFVYFIQRKGFLDADPDYLRQRLQRCQQEKGKDKFYTFYRYFLLRLFHEGFGKRRKDRAPDLEKLLGNIPYLNGGLFDVHELEKPERYGKDIQIPDKAFERIFDYFDQYQWHLDERPLRNDKEINPDVLGYIFEKYINQKQMGAYYTKEDITEYISKNTVLPFLFDDARAECKVAFENSNGPTVWDLLRDNPDRYIYPAIRHGLSWKYIPDHPAKGEPLAKPLDLPAEVAVGFDATKPNLIERRKAWNKAAPDTYALPTEIWREVIARRQRYEDVRKKLTAGEVRDINDLITLNLDIRQFAQDVIASTEGPELLRAFWHAIEKVTILDPTCGSGAFLFASLNILEPLYEACLDRMESFVADLDRSGEKHPPQKYSDFLNILERVAAHPNRHYFIFKSIILNNLFGVDIMEEAVEICKLRLFLKLASQVEPDTARDNLGIEPLPDIDFNIRAGNTLVGYATYDEVERAVTSTLDFDNAMEKISVKAADLQQTFDKFRQLQTEGDGLVPAADKQALQNRLKALEDELNRHLAGEYDVKVSDKDAYAKWVKSHQPFHWFIQFYGILHIGGFDVIIGNPPYVEYRKLEKSYRLQNGRYSTEECGNLLAFVTERSLALLARSGRSGLVLLVSTFTTERMRKLQELILRECYSSWVSNFAWRPSKLFAGCNTINSIFLGAKGKLTNQAHTYSTKYLKWTAEERDFLFPLLVYGESTQLRIPGSFPKIASTNDAAILNKISSQGSALSQLFSGVHGRNGLFYFRGMLYWIKVLDHLPVHKENGKDKISSQCKHVLIDSTIPAHSVIAIMSSSLFFWFYQTLSDCQQINQREFLGFKFNPAANTVAELDRLGRNLMKDYRHNSKVIKRHIHSRGVTVQKEYFEINQSKPILDAIDTVLARHYGFTAEELDFILNYDIKYRMGRDAEDEEEN; encoded by the coding sequence ATGCCTTTCGACTTTTCTCGCGGTCGTCTCCTGTTACAAACTGGCGATCTTGGCAAGCTCTTTGTTGAGGGGCTTGGCTGGGAACCCAGCCGCAAGAAACTCACGCTCCGCATCTCTGAGCGCGACTATGCATTCTCCGCCATCGCGGAGAAACGCGGCTTCACGGTGTGGCTTTGTGAGAGTCCTGATGGCCAGCTACCTGGCCATACCACCCGGCTGAAGCTCGACCGCGCCCTCACCCAAACCAGCTTCGAACATCTCATTTTGTTTACGAGTGGGGACCGCTCGCGGCAGTCGTGGATGTGGGTTCGCCGAGAAACAGGCAAGCCCTTGAGTGCCCGCACGCATGAGTTCACCCGCGGCCAGTCCGGTGACTCACTCCTTCAGAAATTGCAAATTCTCTACGTTTCACTCGAAGAAGAAGAAAACGGGGAACTGTCCACCATCGCCATTGCTGGGCGTGCTCGCGCTGCGTTCGACATCGAGCGCGTCACCAGAGTCTTCTACCGTGACTTCGACACGCAGCGGAAAGCCTTCCTCAAGTTCATTGATGGCATTGGCGAGGTGGCCGACCGCGAATGGTATGCGTCCGTCATGCTCAACCGCATGATGTTCGTCTATTTCATCCAGCGTAAGGGTTTCCTCGACGCCGATCCCGATTACCTCCGCCAACGCCTCCAACGTTGTCAGCAGGAGAAGGGTAAGGACAAGTTCTACACCTTCTACCGCTACTTCCTGCTACGTCTGTTCCACGAAGGCTTCGGCAAACGTCGCAAGGATCGCGCGCCTGACCTAGAAAAACTGCTCGGCAACATTCCGTATCTGAACGGTGGCCTGTTCGACGTGCACGAACTCGAAAAGCCCGAGCGTTACGGCAAAGACATTCAGATTCCCGACAAAGCCTTCGAACGCATCTTTGATTACTTCGATCAATACCAGTGGCATCTCGACGAACGCCCGCTCCGCAACGACAAAGAGATCAATCCCGATGTCCTCGGCTACATCTTCGAGAAATACATCAACCAGAAACAAATGGGGGCGTATTACACGAAGGAGGACATCACCGAATATATCAGCAAGAACACCGTCCTTCCGTTCCTTTTCGATGATGCCCGCGCCGAGTGTAAGGTGGCCTTTGAAAATTCTAACGGACCGACCGTCTGGGATTTGCTCCGTGACAATCCTGATCGATACATCTATCCCGCTATTCGCCACGGTCTCTCTTGGAAATACATCCCCGACCACCCAGCCAAAGGCGAACCACTGGCCAAGCCCTTGGACCTCCCGGCTGAGGTCGCCGTTGGCTTCGACGCCACCAAGCCCAATTTGATCGAACGCCGCAAGGCGTGGAACAAAGCCGCGCCCGACACGTATGCCTTGCCCACCGAAATCTGGCGTGAAGTCATTGCCCGTCGGCAGCGTTACGAGGACGTCAGAAAGAAACTCACCGCTGGCGAGGTACGCGACATCAACGACCTAATCACCCTGAACCTCGACATCCGACAGTTCGCCCAGGACGTGATCGCCAGCACTGAAGGTCCCGAACTGCTCCGCGCATTCTGGCACGCCATCGAGAAGGTGACCATTCTCGACCCGACGTGCGGCTCCGGAGCATTCCTGTTCGCCTCACTCAACATTCTAGAGCCTCTGTACGAAGCTTGCCTCGACCGTATGGAGTCTTTTGTTGCCGATCTCGACCGCTCAGGCGAGAAACACCCGCCCCAGAAGTATTCCGACTTCCTAAACATACTGGAACGGGTCGCCGCACACCCCAACCGCCACTACTTCATCTTTAAAAGCATCATCCTCAACAACCTCTTCGGCGTGGATATCATGGAAGAGGCGGTGGAAATTTGTAAGCTGCGTCTGTTCTTAAAACTCGCCTCTCAGGTCGAGCCGGACACCGCCCGCGACAACCTCGGTATCGAGCCGCTGCCGGACATTGATTTCAACATCCGTGCCGGCAACACCCTTGTTGGCTACGCCACCTACGACGAAGTCGAGCGCGCTGTCACCAGCACGCTGGACTTCGACAACGCGATGGAAAAAATCTCCGTCAAAGCCGCCGATCTCCAGCAGACCTTCGACAAATTCCGCCAACTCCAGACCGAAGGTGATGGCTTAGTGCCTGCCGCCGACAAACAGGCGCTCCAGAATCGGCTCAAGGCACTGGAAGACGAACTCAACCGCCACCTTGCCGGCGAATACGATGTGAAGGTGAGCGACAAGGATGCCTACGCCAAATGGGTAAAATCCCACCAACCGTTCCACTGGTTCATCCAGTTCTACGGCATCCTCCATATTGGTGGATTTGATGTCATTATCGGCAATCCGCCGTACGTAGAATATCGCAAGCTTGAGAAATCCTACCGCCTGCAGAACGGGAGATACTCGACAGAGGAATGCGGCAACTTACTCGCCTTTGTCACCGAGAGGAGTTTGGCTCTTCTAGCCCGATCAGGCCGATCAGGCTTGGTGCTGTTAGTCTCGACATTCACGACCGAGCGGATGCGAAAACTGCAGGAGTTAATACTGCGAGAGTGTTACAGCTCATGGGTCAGCAACTTTGCCTGGCGTCCATCCAAGCTATTCGCAGGATGCAACACAATCAATTCGATTTTTCTCGGTGCAAAGGGAAAACTAACAAACCAGGCTCATACCTATTCCACTAAATATTTAAAGTGGACCGCTGAGGAGCGAGACTTTCTGTTTCCCCTCTTAGTTTACGGTGAATCGACCCAGCTCAGAATTCCCGGTTCATTCCCAAAAATAGCATCCACGAATGATGCAGCCATATTGAACAAGATCAGTTCACAAGGGAGTGCGCTCTCGCAGCTCTTTTCAGGAGTGCATGGGAGAAACGGGCTTTTCTATTTCCGTGGCATGCTCTACTGGATAAAAGTCCTGGACCACCTCCCGGTTCATAAGGAGAACGGTAAAGACAAGATCTCGAGCCAGTGCAAACACGTCCTAATCGATTCAACGATCCCTGCACATAGCGTAATTGCAATCATGAGCAGTTCGCTGTTCTTCTGGTTTTATCAGACCTTATCGGACTGCCAGCAGATAAATCAGAGAGAATTTCTCGGATTCAAGTTTAACCCTGCGGCCAATACTGTGGCCGAGCTTGACCGATTAGGTAGAAACTTGATGAAAGACTACAGGCACAATTCGAAGGTAATCAAACGACATATTCATTCGCGGGGCGTTACTGTTCAGAAAGAGTATTTTGAAATAAATCAGTCCAAACCCATTCTGGACGCAATCGACACAGTGCTCGCGAGACACTACGGCTTCACAGCGGAGGAGTTGGACTTCATCCTGAACTATGACATCAAATACCGAATGGGTCGCGACGCTGAGGACGAGGAGGAGAACTAA
- a CDS encoding ISNCY family transposase: MVREDRVIMSVKELRRVHVIRQTREQKLTQVKAATLLGLTPRHIRRLLARVEQAGDSGLAHRGRGKPSNRRISEQVKTKALKLYEKQYGDFGPTLAAEKLAERHGITLSDETLRGWLLATGVPHFQRRTRPHRAWRERTAHRGELVQLDGSHHDWFEGRGPRCVLMAYIDDASSRVYARFYGYEGTLPAMDSFTRYVMQYGVPLALYADKHTTYQSPVPPTLDEQLAGVTPTSQFGRALGELGVELIPAHSPQAKGRVERLFQTFQDRVIKEMRLADVSALDAANQFLEGYLPIYNQRFTVQPTQVADLHRPRPTSRELDRSLCIKTTRCLRKDFTIAHQGGLYQIHETVRAPRVLVEEHVDGTMRITHQGRALDFHAITSRPMKAAEAKTVHRPRRPVTPRPDHPWRKRLRPERTSHAAAVGT; this comes from the coding sequence ATGGTCAGAGAGGACAGAGTCATCATGAGTGTGAAGGAACTCAGGCGGGTGCATGTGATTCGCCAGACGAGGGAGCAGAAGCTGACGCAGGTGAAGGCGGCTACCCTCCTGGGGCTGACGCCACGCCACATCCGACGCCTCCTCGCACGGGTGGAGCAGGCAGGCGACTCAGGGCTCGCGCATCGGGGGCGGGGGAAGCCGTCGAACCGGCGGATCTCGGAGCAGGTTAAGACCAAGGCGCTGAAGCTGTACGAGAAACAGTATGGAGATTTTGGACCGACGTTGGCGGCGGAGAAGCTGGCCGAGCGCCATGGGATCACGCTCAGCGACGAAACCCTGCGGGGCTGGCTCCTGGCGACCGGGGTGCCGCACTTCCAGCGGCGGACGCGCCCGCATCGGGCCTGGCGGGAGCGAACGGCACATCGGGGGGAATTGGTGCAGCTTGATGGGTCGCATCATGACTGGTTCGAGGGGCGCGGCCCCCGTTGCGTGTTGATGGCCTACATCGATGATGCGTCCAGTCGGGTGTATGCCCGGTTCTATGGGTACGAAGGCACGCTCCCAGCGATGGATAGCTTCACGCGCTACGTGATGCAGTATGGGGTTCCGCTGGCCCTCTACGCGGACAAGCATACAACCTATCAATCGCCGGTCCCGCCCACCCTGGACGAACAACTCGCGGGAGTGACTCCTACGAGTCAGTTTGGACGGGCGTTGGGCGAACTGGGGGTTGAGTTGATCCCAGCCCACTCGCCCCAGGCGAAGGGACGGGTGGAGCGGCTCTTTCAGACCTTTCAAGATCGGGTGATCAAGGAGATGCGGCTCGCGGACGTCTCCGCGCTGGATGCGGCGAATCAGTTTCTGGAGGGGTATCTGCCGATCTACAATCAGCGCTTCACCGTTCAGCCAACCCAGGTCGCCGATCTGCATCGTCCCCGCCCAACGAGCCGCGAGTTGGACAGGAGCCTGTGCATCAAGACGACCCGCTGTCTGCGCAAGGATTTCACCATCGCGCATCAGGGGGGACTCTATCAGATTCATGAGACGGTCCGAGCCCCCCGTGTGCTGGTGGAAGAGCATGTGGACGGGACGATGCGGATCACGCACCAGGGCCGGGCGCTCGACTTTCACGCGATCACGTCGCGGCCCATGAAGGCGGCTGAGGCCAAGACGGTTCATCGACCACGGCGCCCGGTCACGCCGAGGCCGGACCATCCGTGGCGCAAGCGCCTGCGGCCAGAACGTACAAGCCACGCGGCGGCGGTCGGAACATAA
- a CDS encoding replication initiation factor domain-containing protein: MSVWTCVLGWFRFTVPDSTVEDVKTRIGGEWIKDKKGFLGYREGWFSRGGCGGLGRIGTAATWAPREVHVDLSQELISDWTYQKFHDIATWVCENKGHFGRIDVALDDRNGVIDVDRIYASVKAGNCVSHFRQSRLISGLDLGSGLDTGKTLCMGSRQSDTYLRIYDKAAEQRAKEKPVEGTWIRWEMEWKAERADAVGMALSGLDQDQFQKYIVGVFRSALDFRDCTRADDPKDRYYAPLLDWWKALTEGMQRARLVIATSVKKIEEVKRWAEKSLSPMLGLLCAHPEAGEKWLVTTIVEGVERWRGKHLALLASGQDARRLRKKMRAWNPRNGFAAASAEPVF, translated from the coding sequence ATGAGTGTCTGGACATGTGTACTCGGGTGGTTTCGCTTCACCGTGCCGGACTCCACCGTCGAAGACGTGAAGACACGGATTGGCGGGGAGTGGATCAAGGATAAAAAAGGCTTTCTTGGCTATCGGGAAGGCTGGTTCTCCCGCGGAGGGTGTGGCGGATTAGGCCGGATCGGCACGGCAGCCACCTGGGCCCCGCGGGAAGTGCATGTGGATCTCTCCCAAGAGTTGATCAGTGACTGGACCTACCAGAAATTTCACGACATCGCGACGTGGGTGTGTGAGAACAAAGGACATTTTGGACGCATCGATGTGGCCCTCGATGACCGCAACGGCGTGATCGATGTCGATCGCATCTATGCATCGGTGAAGGCGGGGAATTGTGTCTCGCACTTCCGTCAATCCCGATTGATTTCAGGCCTGGATCTGGGATCCGGGTTGGACACTGGGAAGACCCTGTGCATGGGGTCCCGTCAGTCAGATACCTATCTGCGCATCTACGACAAAGCCGCCGAACAACGGGCGAAAGAGAAGCCGGTCGAGGGCACCTGGATTCGGTGGGAAATGGAGTGGAAAGCAGAACGCGCGGATGCGGTGGGCATGGCCCTCTCCGGGCTCGATCAGGACCAATTTCAAAAGTATATCGTCGGGGTGTTTCGCAGTGCCTTGGATTTCCGTGACTGTACTAGGGCCGATGATCCCAAGGATCGCTATTACGCGCCCTTGCTGGACTGGTGGAAAGCGCTCACGGAAGGCATGCAGCGGGCGCGTCTGGTGATTGCGACGTCCGTGAAGAAAATCGAGGAGGTCAAACGGTGGGCCGAAAAGAGCTTGTCCCCGATGTTGGGGCTGCTCTGCGCCCATCCAGAGGCGGGGGAGAAGTGGTTGGTCACGACAATCGTCGAGGGGGTGGAACGATGGCGAGGAAAACACCTGGCGCTGCTGGCCAGCGGTCAGGACGCGCGGAGGCTCCGGAAGAAGATGCGGGCGTGGAACCCACGAAACGGGTTCGCTGCCGCCTCTGCCGAACCGGTGTTTTAA
- a CDS encoding helix-turn-helix domain-containing protein — protein sequence MKPTLLSVKELAQELGVSTQSIRRAYWDGLIPGYRFQKMLRFDVERIRQILLERGLVTMRPRRARPPAKAGGAHEKAPVR from the coding sequence ATGAAACCCACGTTGTTGTCGGTGAAGGAGCTGGCTCAGGAACTTGGCGTAAGTACGCAATCCATTCGTCGAGCCTATTGGGACGGTCTCATCCCCGGGTATCGATTTCAGAAAATGCTGCGCTTCGATGTGGAGCGCATCCGTCAAATCTTGCTGGAACGAGGTCTCGTCACGATGAGGCCACGCCGCGCGCGACCGCCGGCCAAGGCCGGCGGCGCGCACGAAAAAGCCCCCGTTCGGTAA
- a CDS encoding PilZ domain-containing protein, whose translation MTYQCGNFEGHGTVWNLSLTGLRFSGNLPLLIGDVCSLTVILPNEKTLYVLAAAVHWVQRGEEYGVETLVMDDESEEDLEQYICQRVEDRWVELHTRRAARPRKDEVDRDC comes from the coding sequence GTGACCTACCAATGTGGGAACTTTGAGGGCCACGGCACAGTTTGGAATCTTTCCCTCACGGGCCTGCGCTTCTCAGGTAACCTTCCGTTACTGATCGGGGACGTGTGTTCCCTCACGGTGATTCTCCCCAATGAGAAAACGCTCTACGTGCTCGCGGCAGCGGTTCACTGGGTGCAGCGAGGCGAGGAGTATGGGGTTGAAACCCTCGTGATGGACGACGAGTCAGAGGAGGATCTGGAACAGTACATCTGCCAGCGGGTCGAGGATAGATGGGTTGAGCTTCATACACGGCGAGCGGCTCGACCGCGCAAGGATGAAGTGGATAGAGATTGCTGA
- a CDS encoding thermonuclease family protein, which yields MAANFSGQVVSVLDGDTIEVLNGHHAERIRLSGINCPEKGQAFGKQAKQAASELVFGKEVTLQTHGYDKYKRTLADVLLPDGTNVNHTLVKDGWCWWYRKYAPGNVTLEQLETEAREARRGLWADPYPLPPWEWRKRR from the coding sequence TTGGCTGCCAATTTCTCCGGCCAAGTCGTCTCTGTCCTCGACGGCGACACCATCGAAGTCCTGAACGGACATCACGCAGAACGCATACGTCTCAGCGGCATTAACTGCCCTGAGAAAGGTCAAGCATTTGGCAAGCAAGCCAAGCAAGCGGCTTCCGAGTTGGTGTTCGGCAAGGAAGTCACGCTCCAGACGCACGGCTACGACAAGTACAAGCGCACCCTTGCCGATGTGCTGCTCCCCGACGGCACAAACGTCAACCACACGCTGGTCAAAGACGGCTGGTGCTGGTGGTATCGGAAGTATGCGCCGGGGAATGTCACGCTGGAACAGTTAGAGACTGAGGCACGGGAAGCGCGGCGAGGCTTGTGGGCCGATCCGTACCCGCTGCCGCCGTGGGAGTGGCGGAAACGGAGATAG
- a CDS encoding NgoFVII family restriction endonuclease, producing the protein MPRIFDNIERSLLPALRDTIQLANRADFCVGYFNLRGWKAIDGLIDKWAGGAGQQCRLLVGMQRLPQDELRTAYSLLPKGDQISNQAVIQLKRRLAQEFRVQLSFGAPTDKDEAGLRRLSAQLKAGKVVVKLFLGHTLHAKLYLCFRPDPNNPITGFVGSSNLTFAGLSHQGELNVDVLDHDATEKLAHWFEDRWTDHWCVDITKELIQVIDESWAREEVLPPYHIYVKMAYHLAAEARAGLSEFTIPTDMRSTLLEFQSAAVRIAARHLDKRGGVILGDVVGLGKTLMATTLARVFQDPPRSLETLILCPKNLVGMWEHYVHHYRLIAKIISITQTQNSLPDLRRYRVVIIDESHNLRNREGKRWAVIRDYISRNASKCILLSATPYNKAYLDLANQLRLFLDPEAIVGVRPEEYLRQDCDGRPDEFTRRHQCPVNCLSAFEKSVHADDWRELMRLFMVRRTRSFVERNYAFTECPACATVVLPTQDKCPNCERHKTNEDRRFLILEGGTRFHFPKRQPKALTFRIRDNDPNDQYARLYSDRVVDTIRLLHLPRYGLANYLMPTPDTPPGSDEAEVMANLSRAGKRLIGFCRTNFFKRLESSGHSFLLSVRRHIQRNFIYLHALENGLPLPVGTQDSALFDTRADDQDSDSSLFGTDGDGSLHLIEEPINSLNGFAAAGANGYEVLRAEHGRLFDWLRPNLFIEDLAKHLRQDAERLFSVLELAGEWQPDLDNKLAELHKLLVKKHPRQKVLVFSQFADTVRFLATQLKTRGLKDMAGVTGDTDNPAKLVWRFSPDSNDARDKVPSADELRVLVATDVLSEGQNLQDAAIVVNFDLPWAIIRLIQRAGRVDRIGQKAEQILCYSFMPADGIERLIRLRSRVRQRLQENAEVVGTDETFFEDETHDSLIRDLFTEKSGSLDDPEDNEVDLASLAYQIWKNACDTDPTLKKRISDLPNVVFSTKGLSAVGPKHVGEGGAKSEPGVMVYAHTADGNDALAWVDEEGRTVTESQHEILRAAACEPNTSALPRLANHHPLVQKAVTSIQTEHITTGGQLGKPSSARRRVYERLKDYAAQVKDSLFDIKPLHHAIDTIYDAPLTEATRDILNRELRAGITDGKLVDLVLSLHEEDRLCMPKEDVEAREPMIICSLGIRKD; encoded by the coding sequence ATGCCAAGAATCTTCGACAACATCGAACGGTCCCTCCTTCCTGCGCTCCGAGACACTATCCAGCTAGCGAATCGTGCCGACTTCTGCGTTGGCTACTTCAATCTTCGCGGCTGGAAGGCAATTGATGGCCTGATTGACAAATGGGCAGGCGGAGCTGGTCAGCAGTGTCGCCTTCTCGTCGGTATGCAGCGGCTCCCGCAGGACGAGCTTCGCACAGCCTACAGCCTGCTGCCAAAGGGAGATCAAATAAGCAACCAGGCCGTTATTCAGCTGAAGCGTCGCTTAGCGCAAGAGTTCCGTGTCCAGCTGTCCTTCGGTGCCCCCACCGACAAAGATGAAGCAGGCCTGCGTCGCCTCTCAGCTCAACTCAAGGCTGGCAAAGTCGTTGTGAAGCTCTTCCTGGGCCATACGCTCCATGCCAAGCTCTATCTTTGCTTCCGCCCAGACCCTAACAACCCCATCACCGGGTTTGTTGGGTCCAGCAACCTCACATTTGCGGGATTGTCCCATCAAGGCGAACTCAACGTAGATGTGCTTGACCACGACGCGACGGAAAAACTCGCACACTGGTTTGAAGACCGTTGGACCGACCATTGGTGCGTGGATATCACCAAAGAGCTTATCCAGGTCATTGATGAAAGTTGGGCACGCGAAGAGGTACTTCCGCCCTATCATATTTACGTGAAAATGGCGTACCACCTGGCAGCGGAGGCGAGGGCGGGCCTTTCAGAATTTACGATCCCGACAGATATGCGTAGCACCCTGCTTGAATTTCAATCCGCTGCAGTTCGAATTGCGGCGCGCCATCTAGACAAGCGCGGAGGTGTCATCCTCGGCGATGTCGTCGGTCTTGGCAAAACCCTCATGGCCACTACGCTGGCCCGCGTGTTTCAGGATCCGCCGCGTTCTCTTGAAACGCTCATCCTCTGTCCGAAAAATCTGGTCGGCATGTGGGAACACTACGTCCATCACTACCGTCTAATCGCCAAGATCATTTCCATCACGCAGACGCAGAACAGCCTTCCGGACCTCCGCCGCTATCGCGTAGTCATCATCGACGAGAGCCACAACTTACGGAATCGTGAGGGTAAACGCTGGGCTGTTATTCGCGACTACATTTCACGCAACGCCAGTAAGTGCATTCTTCTTTCTGCCACCCCATACAATAAAGCGTACCTCGATCTCGCCAACCAACTTCGGCTCTTCCTTGACCCCGAGGCTATCGTCGGCGTTCGGCCCGAAGAATACCTGCGCCAAGACTGCGATGGGCGGCCCGATGAGTTCACCCGTCGCCACCAGTGCCCGGTAAATTGCCTCTCCGCATTTGAGAAAAGCGTACACGCCGATGACTGGCGTGAGCTGATGCGCCTATTCATGGTCCGCCGCACCCGCAGCTTCGTCGAGCGCAACTATGCCTTCACCGAGTGTCCCGCGTGTGCCACGGTAGTGCTTCCTACTCAGGACAAGTGTCCGAACTGCGAACGCCACAAGACCAACGAAGACCGCCGCTTCCTTATCCTTGAAGGTGGTACCCGTTTCCACTTTCCCAAACGCCAACCGAAGGCACTCACCTTCCGCATCCGCGATAATGACCCGAATGACCAATATGCGAGGCTGTACTCTGACCGCGTGGTGGACACCATCCGTCTTCTGCATCTCCCGCGCTACGGTCTCGCTAATTATTTGATGCCGACCCCGGACACTCCACCGGGCTCTGATGAAGCCGAGGTGATGGCCAACCTTTCGCGCGCAGGCAAACGTCTCATCGGTTTCTGCCGAACAAATTTCTTCAAGCGCCTTGAAAGCAGCGGCCATTCGTTTCTCCTTTCCGTTCGCCGCCATATCCAGCGCAATTTCATCTATCTCCACGCACTGGAGAATGGCTTGCCTCTACCGGTTGGTACGCAAGACTCCGCCTTATTTGACACCCGCGCTGATGACCAGGACAGCGATAGCTCTCTATTCGGTACAGATGGCGATGGGTCTTTACATCTCATCGAAGAACCCATCAATTCCCTTAACGGTTTTGCTGCTGCAGGCGCCAACGGTTATGAGGTCCTTCGTGCGGAGCACGGTCGTTTGTTTGACTGGCTGCGCCCCAATCTATTTATCGAAGACCTAGCTAAGCATCTTCGGCAGGATGCCGAGCGGCTTTTTTCCGTTCTAGAGCTCGCGGGTGAATGGCAGCCAGACCTGGACAATAAGCTGGCTGAACTTCACAAGCTTCTCGTCAAGAAACATCCAAGACAGAAAGTCCTCGTCTTCTCCCAGTTTGCTGACACAGTCAGGTTTCTGGCCACGCAACTAAAGACGAGAGGCCTCAAGGATATGGCTGGCGTCACTGGCGATACCGATAACCCCGCCAAGTTAGTATGGCGATTCAGTCCGGACAGCAACGATGCCCGAGACAAAGTTCCATCCGCTGATGAATTGCGCGTCCTGGTTGCGACCGATGTGCTCAGTGAAGGCCAAAATCTCCAGGATGCCGCCATCGTGGTGAACTTTGACTTGCCGTGGGCCATCATCCGACTGATCCAACGAGCTGGCCGTGTGGACCGGATCGGACAAAAGGCCGAACAAATTCTGTGCTACTCCTTCATGCCAGCCGATGGCATTGAGCGGCTCATTCGGCTACGCTCACGCGTGCGTCAGCGCCTTCAAGAAAATGCTGAGGTCGTAGGCACCGATGAAACATTTTTTGAGGATGAAACACACGACAGTCTTATTCGTGATCTCTTCACCGAAAAATCTGGCAGCCTTGACGATCCCGAGGACAATGAAGTAGACCTCGCCTCGCTGGCCTACCAAATCTGGAAGAACGCTTGTGACACCGATCCGACACTGAAGAAAAGAATCTCCGATCTCCCCAACGTGGTCTTTTCCACAAAGGGGCTTTCCGCCGTCGGACCCAAGCACGTTGGCGAAGGCGGGGCCAAATCGGAGCCTGGCGTCATGGTGTATGCCCACACAGCTGATGGCAACGACGCCCTGGCCTGGGTGGACGAAGAAGGCCGCACGGTGACCGAGAGCCAACATGAGATACTCCGTGCCGCCGCATGTGAGCCGAACACGTCTGCGCTCCCGCGTCTGGCGAATCACCACCCGCTTGTGCAAAAGGCCGTCACGAGCATCCAGACCGAACACATCACCACTGGTGGCCAGCTTGGCAAACCATCGAGTGCCCGCCGCCGCGTGTATGAACGGCTCAAGGATTACGCAGCCCAGGTAAAAGACAGTCTGTTCGACATTAAGCCGCTCCATCACGCGATAGACACGATCTACGACGCGCCGCTCACAGAAGCCACGCGTGACATACTCAACCGCGAGCTTCGCGCGGGCATTACAGACGGGAAGCTCGTCGATCTCGTCCTATCACTACATGAGGAAGATCGGCTTTGCATGCCAAAGGAGGATGTTGAAGCCCGCGAACCCATGATTATTTGCTCACTTGGAATTCGGAAAGACTAA
- a CDS encoding JAB domain-containing protein, with product MAIHSSQGSLNLIRQPKPRNPYAVPRYRVTLVREGRATTAASPLLTSVGAAALLRPLFAHVDREQFLVCGLDAKHGIIGVNVVSVGSLTLSIVHPREVFKPLILMNAGAWICAHNHPSGDPTPSPEDRVLTSRLRQGADLLGITLLDHLILADERCYSFADQGWPGV from the coding sequence ATGGCCATTCACAGTTCACAAGGCAGTTTGAATCTGATACGGCAGCCGAAGCCGCGCAACCCCTATGCGGTACCTCGGTATCGCGTCACGCTGGTGCGGGAAGGTCGGGCCACGACGGCCGCTTCCCCGCTTCTGACCTCGGTCGGCGCCGCGGCTCTGCTCCGGCCCTTGTTTGCGCATGTCGACCGCGAACAATTCCTCGTCTGCGGACTGGATGCGAAGCACGGCATCATCGGGGTCAATGTGGTATCCGTGGGCTCACTCACCCTCTCGATCGTGCATCCGCGCGAAGTCTTCAAACCGCTGATCCTGATGAATGCCGGCGCCTGGATCTGTGCGCACAATCACCCCTCCGGCGATCCCACCCCCAGTCCAGAGGATCGTGTGCTCACCAGCCGACTCCGGCAGGGCGCCGACCTGCTCGGCATCACGCTCTTGGATCATCTCATCCTCGCCGACGAGCGCTGCTACAGCTTCGCCGATCAGGGCTGGCCCGGCGTGTGA